One Methanomassiliicoccales archaeon genomic region harbors:
- the iorA gene encoding indolepyruvate ferredoxin oxidoreductase subunit alpha: protein MDDIVAESGKLLLLGNEAIARGCMEAGVSIAATYPGTPSSEVGGVLERVAQKVGMYFEYSTNEKVAMEVAGAAAATGLRAFVFMKHVGLNVASDAFVTLGYTGVRGGMVVMTADDPTAHSSQNEQDNRFYSKLALVPMLEPSTPKEAKDMLKMGFKISEELGSPVLYRTTTRVNHARAIIELEKIPEIEQRGRFQKDPQRFVCIPAHARLDRIAQLERWERAMEMAENSPLNFVEGEGEIGVITCGVSYTYVKEWLKGVQILKLGFTNPSPEKKIANFMKDKRFVIVIEELEPFLEDEVLRIAKGHNIGVPVYGKRTGHLPRAFEFNPDIIASLSELVSVEERKLPLDVEKIALPRRPPMLCAGCPHRGTFYAAKRAVGKKEVVYSIDIGCYTLGVQPPLTMGDFLLCMGSSIGAAGGFSKATDQKVMAFIGDSTFFHAGVPGLINAVFNDHRFVLVILDNRTTAMTGHQPHPGTGRKHGEWTSEAIKIEPLVKGLGVGYVKTVDPYDLKGTQAAMKEALEYDGVAVIIAEKPCPLALKKERRLTKGQYKVDQEKCNKCYTCVEKLSCPALFRVGDDVVIEETMCIGCGVCAQVCPKKAIEEVDQ, encoded by the coding sequence CTGGACGACATAGTCGCCGAATCCGGGAAACTCCTTCTCCTAGGGAACGAGGCGATCGCCCGAGGCTGCATGGAAGCAGGTGTCAGTATCGCGGCTACCTATCCGGGCACCCCGTCCTCGGAAGTGGGAGGAGTTCTAGAGAGAGTGGCCCAAAAGGTGGGAATGTACTTCGAGTACTCGACCAACGAGAAGGTTGCAATGGAGGTCGCGGGAGCGGCTGCAGCAACCGGTTTAAGGGCTTTCGTCTTCATGAAACATGTTGGGCTGAACGTGGCGAGTGACGCATTTGTCACCCTCGGCTACACGGGTGTAAGGGGAGGCATGGTTGTGATGACCGCCGACGATCCTACAGCCCACAGCAGCCAGAACGAGCAGGACAATCGATTCTATTCTAAGCTCGCCCTGGTTCCCATGCTTGAGCCATCCACTCCCAAGGAAGCCAAGGATATGCTCAAAATGGGTTTCAAGATCTCAGAGGAGCTGGGCTCACCCGTGCTTTACAGGACCACTACCAGAGTGAACCATGCTCGCGCAATTATCGAACTCGAGAAGATCCCGGAGATCGAGCAGAGAGGACGTTTTCAGAAGGATCCGCAGCGATTTGTTTGCATTCCGGCTCACGCCCGCCTCGATCGCATCGCCCAGCTTGAGCGCTGGGAGAGGGCGATGGAGATGGCCGAGAACTCGCCTCTCAACTTCGTAGAGGGTGAGGGCGAAATAGGAGTCATCACCTGTGGAGTATCCTACACCTACGTCAAGGAGTGGCTGAAAGGAGTGCAAATACTGAAGCTGGGCTTTACAAATCCCTCCCCCGAGAAGAAGATAGCCAATTTCATGAAGGACAAGAGGTTCGTAATTGTCATCGAAGAGCTGGAACCGTTCCTTGAGGACGAGGTACTGAGGATCGCAAAGGGTCATAACATCGGTGTCCCGGTGTACGGAAAGCGGACAGGACATCTCCCACGGGCATTCGAGTTCAACCCTGACATCATCGCATCGCTCTCGGAACTGGTGTCCGTGGAGGAAAGAAAGCTCCCGCTTGATGTCGAGAAGATAGCCCTTCCGCGGAGACCACCAATGCTCTGCGCAGGCTGTCCGCACCGGGGCACTTTTTACGCGGCAAAGAGGGCCGTTGGAAAGAAGGAAGTGGTCTATAGCATCGACATAGGATGCTACACTTTGGGAGTGCAACCACCGCTAACAATGGGCGATTTCCTGCTTTGTATGGGATCGAGCATCGGTGCAGCGGGTGGATTCTCCAAGGCAACCGACCAGAAGGTGATGGCTTTCATAGGGGATTCCACATTCTTCCATGCGGGCGTTCCGGGGCTGATCAACGCGGTATTCAACGATCATCGATTCGTTCTGGTAATACTGGATAACAGGACCACCGCCATGACCGGCCATCAACCTCACCCTGGGACCGGAAGGAAGCACGGTGAATGGACATCAGAGGCCATCAAGATCGAGCCCTTGGTGAAAGGTCTGGGCGTTGGCTACGTCAAGACCGTGGACCCTTATGACTTGAAGGGAACCCAGGCAGCCATGAAGGAGGCGCTTGAATACGACGGCGTGGCGGTGATAATAGCGGAGAAACCCTGTCCCCTAGCCCTAAAGAAGGAGAGGCGATTGACGAAGGGGCAGTACAAGGTGGATCAAGAGAAGTGCAACAAGTGCTACACCTGCGTCGAGAAATTGTCATGTCCCGCTCTCTTCAGGGTGGGAGACGATGTGGTAATAGAGGAGACCATGTGCATAGGGTGCGGTGTTTGCGCTCAGGTCTGCCCTAAGAAGGCCATCGAGGAGGTGGACCAGTGA
- a CDS encoding UbiX family flavin prenyltransferase produces the protein MRFVLAITGSSGIPYGTRLLETFQGESVLVVSDTAKGMLEMEAGITYEELASKANHVFDDKDLFAPIASGSCRFDGMVIAPCSVSTMSKVASGIADTLITRAASVCLKEGRQLILVPRETPVTEIILENQLRLARAGAMILPASPGFYHRPKDLDDMIDFVVGKILDQIGQDHALYKRWGGLD, from the coding sequence GTGAGGTTCGTTCTAGCCATTACAGGTTCCTCAGGAATACCTTATGGAACGAGATTATTAGAGACCTTCCAAGGTGAGAGCGTACTGGTGGTCTCCGATACGGCCAAGGGTATGTTGGAGATGGAGGCAGGGATCACCTACGAAGAACTGGCGTCCAAGGCGAACCATGTTTTTGACGATAAGGATCTCTTCGCACCGATAGCTTCTGGCAGCTGCCGCTTCGATGGCATGGTGATCGCCCCATGCTCGGTTTCAACCATGAGCAAGGTGGCCAGCGGTATAGCGGACACCCTGATAACCCGAGCTGCCTCGGTGTGTCTGAAGGAGGGAAGGCAGTTGATACTTGTTCCCAGGGAAACACCTGTCACTGAAATCATTCTCGAGAACCAACTGAGGTTGGCCAGGGCCGGGGCTATGATCCTTCCCGCTTCTCCTGGATTCTATCATCGACCAAAAGACTTGGATGATATGATTGATTTCGTGGTCGGAAAGATATTGGATCAGATCGGACAGGACCATGCCCTCTACAAGCGATGGGGCGGCCTGGATTGA
- the leuS gene encoding leucine--tRNA ligase produces MASRSSEIEAKWQEQWYSKRINEPEVSSRPKFMIIFAYPGVTGYLHVGHMRGYTYVDAISRYKRMTGYNVLFPVGTHATGNGAISLANRVMSKDPATLNYLLSNGCPEEKIPDLETPMGVVDFFNDVYVNQYWKRFGFLADWRRFTCTLYPDYKKFIQWQFYKLNQNDLLIQKPYFAPACLECGPVAIDASETDLQKGGRAEINEYTLLKFKSGELTLIAATLRPETVYGQTNFWVNPDVDYVKVRRNDETWVISRPAFDKMKYQKDDLELIDAIPGRELVGLKCVAPVIHREILVLPARFCDPNVGSGLVTSVPSDAPDDWISLREVQADDALLREFGLDQDEVRSIEPIAIIDSKGFGPFPAAEIIEQMGIERSGDPRLEEAKKIVYKAGYHTGHMNENCGEFTGLRVEEAKERIREMMIERDEAEMFYDLSEEVICRCGKPVVIKKVPDQWFIDYANPDLTRNSKEQASRMHIMPNDYYSNVQGVLDWFRERACVRQGNWLGTTFPFDDKWIIEAISDSTLYPIYYLISRYANSGEVKEEQMSEDFFDFVLLGKGDVDQVANQTGIQVDLLERMRAEVEYWYPLDINLGGKEHMTVHFPAFLMNHVAILPEKHWPQGIFVNWYITGKLGKISKSKGGAEPIPDAAERFGVDPLRLYYAHIAAPFADVEFDEDAIENYRSRMERIRRMIEELLSLPDGTETIIDRWLLSKTNSRMAFVAEGMKEYDLRMMANEVYFEMMNDLRWYTRRGGRNGNVAKKVLDIWVRLMTPITPHTAEELWSLMDNERLVSTESLPEINENDIFTDVEEAEEFLKDVMSDVKEILRVTGITPSRIFLYTSPEWKSKVFSMAVRMAIEDEVSIPKLTKMAMADPDIRSKGKDASNFARKMAEDIAKRSDEDLRSLGVEFDELVYLSSSRDFIESQLGCEVVVRQADEEGIHDPEGKAKVAQPRRPAIFVE; encoded by the coding sequence ATGGCTAGCCGGTCATCCGAGATTGAGGCAAAGTGGCAGGAGCAATGGTACTCCAAACGGATAAATGAACCCGAAGTGAGCTCCAGGCCCAAATTCATGATCATCTTCGCCTATCCCGGTGTGACCGGCTACTTGCACGTGGGGCATATGCGGGGATATACCTACGTCGACGCTATCAGCCGATATAAGCGAATGACCGGGTACAATGTATTGTTTCCAGTGGGAACACACGCCACCGGGAACGGGGCTATAAGCCTCGCGAACCGTGTGATGAGTAAAGACCCCGCCACCCTGAACTACCTGCTCTCCAACGGTTGCCCAGAAGAGAAGATACCGGATCTGGAGACACCTATGGGAGTTGTGGATTTCTTCAATGATGTCTACGTTAACCAGTACTGGAAACGATTCGGTTTCCTGGCCGACTGGCGTAGGTTCACGTGCACTCTGTATCCCGATTACAAGAAGTTCATTCAGTGGCAGTTCTACAAGCTGAATCAGAATGATCTGCTCATCCAGAAGCCGTACTTCGCTCCCGCCTGCTTGGAATGCGGCCCTGTGGCGATAGACGCTTCCGAGACGGACCTTCAAAAAGGGGGCCGTGCGGAGATCAACGAGTACACCCTGCTCAAGTTCAAGAGCGGTGAGCTCACGCTCATAGCCGCCACCCTTAGACCCGAGACCGTGTACGGTCAGACTAACTTCTGGGTCAACCCTGACGTAGACTATGTCAAAGTAAGGAGGAACGACGAGACCTGGGTGATCAGTCGGCCCGCCTTCGACAAGATGAAGTACCAGAAAGATGACCTGGAGCTCATCGACGCCATACCCGGAAGGGAGCTGGTTGGCCTGAAGTGCGTTGCACCGGTCATACACCGCGAGATTCTGGTTCTCCCGGCGAGGTTCTGCGATCCCAATGTCGGAAGTGGACTGGTCACGAGTGTTCCCTCTGATGCCCCTGATGACTGGATATCACTTAGGGAGGTGCAGGCTGATGATGCCCTGCTGAGGGAGTTCGGCCTTGATCAGGACGAGGTCCGTTCTATAGAGCCCATTGCCATTATCGACTCGAAAGGTTTCGGACCCTTCCCCGCGGCCGAGATAATCGAGCAGATGGGCATAGAGAGGAGCGGAGATCCCCGTCTTGAGGAGGCCAAGAAAATAGTCTACAAGGCGGGATACCACACTGGTCACATGAACGAGAACTGCGGAGAGTTCACCGGCCTCCGGGTTGAGGAAGCGAAGGAGCGCATCAGGGAAATGATGATAGAGCGGGATGAAGCGGAGATGTTCTATGACCTCTCCGAGGAGGTCATATGTCGCTGCGGAAAACCCGTGGTGATCAAGAAGGTTCCCGATCAATGGTTCATCGATTACGCCAATCCAGACCTGACCAGGAACAGCAAGGAGCAGGCCAGTAGGATGCACATCATGCCCAATGATTATTACTCCAATGTGCAAGGTGTTCTGGACTGGTTCAGGGAGAGAGCCTGCGTGAGACAGGGCAACTGGCTTGGTACCACCTTCCCATTCGACGACAAGTGGATAATCGAAGCGATTTCCGATTCGACCCTCTACCCCATATACTATCTCATTTCCCGCTACGCAAATTCAGGTGAGGTGAAAGAGGAACAGATGAGTGAGGATTTCTTCGATTTCGTTCTACTTGGCAAGGGTGATGTCGACCAGGTGGCCAACCAGACCGGGATCCAGGTGGATCTGCTGGAGAGGATGAGGGCTGAGGTTGAGTACTGGTACCCACTGGACATCAATCTTGGAGGTAAGGAGCACATGACCGTGCATTTCCCCGCATTCCTCATGAATCATGTGGCGATACTTCCCGAGAAGCACTGGCCCCAAGGCATTTTCGTCAACTGGTACATAACCGGGAAGCTGGGGAAGATATCGAAATCGAAGGGTGGGGCGGAGCCCATTCCTGACGCAGCAGAGAGGTTCGGAGTTGATCCCCTGAGGCTATACTATGCCCACATCGCAGCACCATTCGCTGATGTGGAGTTTGACGAGGATGCCATCGAGAATTACCGCTCCAGAATGGAACGGATCCGACGCATGATTGAGGAACTGCTCTCCCTTCCAGATGGGACAGAGACCATCATAGACAGGTGGCTTCTATCCAAGACAAACAGCAGGATGGCATTCGTGGCGGAAGGGATGAAGGAATATGACCTCAGAATGATGGCGAACGAGGTCTACTTCGAGATGATGAACGACCTCCGCTGGTACACCCGCAGGGGCGGAAGGAATGGGAATGTGGCCAAGAAGGTCTTGGATATATGGGTCCGCCTCATGACACCGATCACACCCCATACCGCGGAGGAACTCTGGTCATTGATGGACAACGAGAGACTGGTCTCCACGGAGTCCCTGCCTGAGATCAACGAGAATGACATCTTCACAGATGTGGAGGAAGCTGAGGAATTCCTGAAGGATGTCATGTCGGATGTGAAGGAGATACTGAGGGTCACGGGCATCACTCCCAGCAGAATATTCCTTTACACCTCTCCCGAGTGGAAGAGCAAGGTATTCTCCATGGCAGTGAGGATGGCGATCGAGGATGAAGTCAGCATACCAAAGCTGACCAAGATGGCCATGGCCGATCCCGACATCCGTTCCAAGGGAAAGGACGCTTCGAATTTCGCCCGAAAGATGGCCGAAGATATCGCCAAGCGCTCAGACGAGGATCTGAGATCACTTGGAGTGGAGTTTGACGAATTGGTCTATCTCTCATCTTCCAGGGACTTCATAGAATCCCAGCTTGGATGCGAGGTTGTCGTCCGACAGGCTGATGAGGAGGGCATCCACGACCCTGAGGGTAAGGCAAAGGTGGCGCAGCCTCGAAGGCCAGCAATTTTTGTGGAATGA
- a CDS encoding 30S ribosomal protein S19e, whose protein sequence is MVTVYDVPPDKLIEMTATKLKEFETIEAPEWAFFAKTGRHRERSPIQEDWWYIRTASILRKIYMKGPIGTSRLAAEYGGYADRGSKPNKAVKGSGSITRKCMMQLESSGLVVRDSNKGRVVSPKGRSLLDNVAKEVHDTLSD, encoded by the coding sequence ATGGTTACCGTCTATGATGTTCCCCCTGACAAACTGATTGAGATGACGGCCACTAAGCTTAAGGAGTTCGAGACCATCGAGGCTCCTGAGTGGGCGTTCTTTGCCAAGACCGGCAGGCACCGTGAGAGGTCCCCCATTCAGGAGGACTGGTGGTATATCCGGACCGCGTCCATTCTGAGGAAGATATACATGAAAGGGCCGATAGGGACCTCCCGGCTTGCAGCGGAGTATGGCGGCTATGCCGACAGAGGTTCGAAGCCCAATAAGGCAGTCAAAGGCAGTGGTTCTATTACCCGAAAGTGCATGATGCAGCTGGAGTCCTCAGGTTTGGTTGTCAGGGATAGTAACAAGGGCAGGGTCGTGAGCCCCAAGGGACGATCCCTGCTGGATAACGTGGCCAAAGAGGTCCACGATACTTTGAGCGATTGA
- the iorB gene encoding indolepyruvate ferredoxin oxidoreductase subunit beta, which translates to MKYNIQMVGVGGQGVLLASMVIGETAMRKGMDVTMSEVHGMAQRGGSVTSTIRMGDNVISPLIPKGGADLLLAFEPIEAYRSLEYANKDTYIVANTHPIIPITVSMGADEYPDLEYIIEKMRSASSKVIPVNATEIAIEFGGAIATNSVLIGAVAAVKGFPLYVEELKESLLYRVPKKFRDMNERAFQGGYQAAMEIMDQF; encoded by the coding sequence GTGAAATACAACATCCAAATGGTTGGCGTGGGCGGTCAGGGCGTGCTCCTGGCATCCATGGTGATTGGGGAGACCGCGATGCGCAAGGGCATGGATGTAACCATGAGCGAGGTCCACGGAATGGCCCAGAGAGGGGGCAGCGTCACCTCAACGATTCGAATGGGGGATAATGTCATTTCACCATTGATCCCCAAGGGAGGAGCCGATCTCCTTCTGGCATTCGAGCCCATCGAGGCCTACCGCTCGCTGGAGTATGCCAACAAGGATACCTACATCGTGGCTAACACACACCCCATAATACCGATCACGGTGTCCATGGGAGCGGATGAATATCCTGACCTGGAGTACATAATCGAGAAGATGAGGTCTGCTAGCAGCAAGGTCATTCCTGTGAACGCCACGGAAATTGCCATCGAATTCGGAGGCGCCATTGCTACCAATTCCGTCCTTATTGGGGCGGTGGCGGCCGTAAAGGGATTCCCTCTGTACGTGGAGGAACTTAAGGAGTCTCTCTTATATCGTGTGCCCAAGAAGTTCAGGGACATGAACGAGAGGGCATTCCAGGGTGGTTACCAGGCAGCGATGGAGATCATGGACCAGTTCTAG
- a CDS encoding pyruvate synthase subunit beta, which yields MAKLPLPKEEYLYRGHAACPGCGAPLAMRYTMKALGPRVIMNVPAGCTPVIGGVWPRTAFKFDMMDHAFESTGAVSSGIRAALDAKGIEDATVLGWAGDGGTVDIGLQALSGAVDRGTDFIYVMMDNEAYMNTGIQCSGSTPIGAWTTTTPLGKKCEIILQRKKKIMEMMVANGIVYGATVNVAYPEDFVKRVRKATEYEGPKFIHALSPCAPGWRVDTAKTVEVARLATQTNMFPLYEVQGNEYRLTKTIKERKPVSEYLKTQGRFRRISEDMAIKIQAMVDEEYEELLRKVEQSKG from the coding sequence ATGGCAAAGCTACCCCTTCCAAAGGAAGAGTACCTTTACAGGGGACACGCGGCCTGCCCGGGTTGCGGTGCACCTCTGGCCATGAGATACACCATGAAGGCGTTGGGCCCCCGGGTAATCATGAACGTCCCCGCGGGCTGCACCCCCGTCATAGGCGGGGTCTGGCCCAGAACGGCATTCAAGTTCGATATGATGGACCATGCCTTCGAGAGCACTGGAGCAGTTTCCTCCGGAATCAGGGCCGCCCTTGACGCCAAGGGTATTGAGGATGCGACCGTCCTGGGCTGGGCAGGCGACGGCGGGACCGTGGACATAGGTCTACAAGCACTCTCGGGTGCGGTGGACAGGGGCACTGACTTCATCTATGTCATGATGGACAACGAGGCCTACATGAACACCGGTATCCAGTGCAGCGGTTCCACGCCGATCGGGGCGTGGACCACCACAACGCCACTGGGCAAGAAGTGTGAGATCATCCTTCAGAGGAAGAAGAAGATCATGGAGATGATGGTGGCCAACGGTATCGTCTACGGTGCTACTGTCAACGTTGCCTACCCAGAAGATTTCGTCAAGAGGGTAAGGAAGGCAACCGAGTACGAGGGGCCAAAGTTCATCCATGCCTTGTCCCCGTGCGCACCTGGGTGGCGCGTCGATACCGCCAAGACGGTCGAGGTGGCTCGCCTAGCTACTCAGACCAACATGTTCCCCCTGTACGAGGTGCAGGGGAACGAATACAGGCTTACTAAAACGATAAAAGAGAGAAAGCCGGTTTCGGAGTACCTGAAGACTCAGGGACGCTTCAGACGGATCTCAGAGGATATGGCCATTAAGATACAGGCCATGGTCGATGAAGAGTACGAGGAGCTCCTGAGGAAGGTTGAACAGAGCAAGGGGTGA
- a CDS encoding MMPL family transporter: MILLIIALPFAPMVGDVLVYEETEMAPNQLESEKAMEFIVDEFGDVMSGESTIIALTSENILDNQSKDVIYRIEKELFNASHDGRIGGKLTSESLYSRLTDYSSGVMTGMSRGISEGKVLVNLTAELLFGLPLTFQQIYWQSNGSAFIIWGMPDIHVQVWQSIRAVYPNWTTLQVDIAAYSQAVGVLQSHPIMQGMNSTMQVMAWSWFSLYISSWNQTSLNSTLADEPVLRAKLAVQDALPAFLEAIPAEFQEFFILIYYSFDLWSWDQYHILNQFCRSLIDGEINESYALEYFELFYQQWNGTDRAPDQEEFEAMVNIAVIDYAEMLGGDEGEMILAIFTGLGFSHWNDTLAQTEMVVGMVSLEAESQKWVVWEVEMLGDSPSFAQLYGLAERVVRNSTVELFPIYVPGALVSNMVNVPANDTTMMVLTYESSSVAADSVGVVRDIVHSISSEYQGLIPYVTGGDAINLDINEAFDKDLEKIDPVVIVLILVLIGMFFRSIVASSIPPLSIGIAIGVAMAVIYFIGSYLTSIHYSVLAIMITAMLGAGCDYCIFILSRYREERTNGLSKEESVRISVEWAGEAVTTSGMTVMIGFGVLALGRFALLQSMGLSLAIGILIALLVALTLLPSIICLLGDRLFWPSKLETGRRGKSIRKDIKEKIGYFGKSARFAVKHAKVIVLAALLISVPTTYLVLTLETSYDFIAGMPDTESKQGLEVLGDGFGQGRIDPTFMTVNFTIVVLDGDKFDMESLDIVEDISHDLDSLPHVKEVMSPTRPLGELINYRNLSEYSPLVATEYLSLMKHMVGKNRTAVLIQVILETEPFAKESIDLVTEIRSVGSNATISYPSVQQVLTTGSTAVMFDISEMVQEDFSQMQIAVIVGIYLVLLVVLGSVLIPFRLIITILLSISWTIAITMLVFIHIVGTPILWMMPMMLFVICMGLGMDYDILLTTRIREEVSKGKNDKEAIVEAVERTGKVITICGIIMAGAFATMMLSSTALLQQFGFALAFAILLDATIVRIYLVPAIMVLLEGYNWWAPGRLQRVRTEEKIKHKEWKKARKENK, translated from the coding sequence ATGATCCTGCTAATCATCGCCCTTCCTTTCGCCCCAATGGTTGGCGATGTTCTAGTGTACGAGGAGACGGAGATGGCCCCTAATCAGCTGGAATCTGAGAAGGCCATGGAGTTCATTGTAGACGAGTTCGGGGATGTGATGAGCGGTGAATCGACCATCATCGCCCTCACATCGGAAAACATACTTGACAACCAGAGTAAGGATGTCATATATCGAATTGAAAAGGAGCTTTTCAACGCCAGCCATGACGGAAGGATCGGAGGGAAATTGACCTCAGAGTCCCTATATTCGCGCCTTACAGACTACAGTTCTGGTGTGATGACAGGGATGTCCCGGGGAATTTCAGAGGGGAAGGTCCTTGTCAACTTGACAGCGGAACTGCTTTTCGGCCTTCCCCTTACCTTTCAGCAGATTTACTGGCAGTCGAACGGGTCCGCCTTCATCATCTGGGGGATGCCTGACATCCATGTCCAGGTGTGGCAGTCTATAAGAGCGGTATATCCCAACTGGACAACACTCCAGGTCGATATTGCGGCCTATTCCCAAGCTGTTGGAGTTCTGCAGTCACACCCCATAATGCAGGGTATGAACTCTACCATGCAGGTTATGGCCTGGAGCTGGTTCTCACTTTACATCTCATCCTGGAACCAAACGTCCTTGAATTCGACCTTGGCTGATGAACCCGTCCTAAGAGCGAAACTGGCCGTCCAGGATGCCTTGCCAGCATTCCTTGAAGCCATTCCAGCGGAGTTCCAGGAGTTCTTCATACTTATCTATTACAGCTTCGATCTTTGGTCCTGGGACCAGTATCACATCCTCAACCAGTTCTGCAGGTCCCTGATCGATGGAGAAATCAACGAATCATACGCCTTGGAGTATTTCGAATTGTTCTACCAGCAGTGGAACGGGACAGATCGAGCACCCGATCAGGAAGAATTCGAGGCTATGGTCAACATCGCCGTTATCGATTACGCGGAGATGCTGGGTGGAGACGAGGGAGAGATGATCCTTGCCATCTTCACTGGTCTTGGATTCTCCCACTGGAACGATACACTGGCCCAAACTGAAATGGTAGTGGGAATGGTAAGCCTGGAAGCAGAATCCCAGAAGTGGGTGGTTTGGGAAGTTGAAATGCTTGGTGACTCACCGAGCTTCGCCCAGCTTTATGGGTTGGCCGAACGGGTGGTCAGGAATTCGACCGTAGAACTCTTTCCGATTTACGTTCCTGGGGCGCTCGTCAGCAACATGGTCAATGTTCCTGCGAACGACACCACAATGATGGTCCTGACGTACGAATCCTCCTCCGTGGCGGCTGACTCTGTCGGAGTTGTGAGAGATATCGTCCATTCGATCTCATCCGAGTACCAAGGCCTGATACCATATGTCACGGGTGGAGATGCCATTAACCTCGACATCAACGAGGCTTTTGACAAGGATCTTGAGAAGATAGACCCAGTCGTGATCGTTCTAATCCTGGTATTGATAGGAATGTTCTTCAGGTCAATCGTAGCGAGCTCCATCCCTCCGCTCAGTATAGGTATCGCCATCGGGGTGGCAATGGCCGTAATCTACTTCATAGGCAGTTACCTGACATCCATCCACTACTCGGTGCTGGCGATCATGATAACCGCCATGCTTGGTGCTGGCTGTGATTACTGCATCTTCATCCTTTCACGGTACAGAGAGGAGAGGACCAATGGCCTGAGCAAGGAGGAGAGCGTGCGGATCTCGGTGGAGTGGGCGGGTGAGGCCGTCACCACCTCCGGAATGACTGTCATGATCGGTTTCGGAGTTCTCGCTCTCGGACGCTTTGCGTTGCTTCAATCCATGGGGCTCTCGCTCGCGATAGGGATACTCATCGCCCTTCTTGTTGCTTTGACACTCCTCCCATCAATCATATGTCTATTGGGGGACAGGCTGTTCTGGCCATCCAAACTCGAAACCGGAAGAAGGGGGAAATCGATCAGGAAGGACATCAAGGAGAAGATTGGGTATTTTGGAAAAAGCGCAAGATTTGCCGTCAAGCACGCCAAGGTAATCGTGTTGGCAGCACTCTTAATATCGGTTCCAACCACCTACCTCGTTCTAACACTGGAGACGAGTTACGACTTCATAGCTGGAATGCCAGACACCGAGAGCAAACAAGGTCTCGAAGTCCTAGGCGACGGCTTTGGTCAGGGAAGAATCGACCCGACCTTCATGACCGTCAACTTCACCATAGTCGTCCTGGACGGCGATAAGTTCGATATGGAGAGCCTTGACATAGTGGAGGACATTTCTCATGATCTGGATTCCCTTCCCCATGTCAAGGAGGTGATGTCACCCACTCGACCATTGGGCGAACTCATCAACTACCGGAATCTTTCAGAATATTCGCCCTTGGTTGCAACGGAGTATCTCAGCCTCATGAAGCACATGGTTGGAAAGAACCGGACAGCCGTGCTCATCCAAGTGATCTTGGAGACCGAACCCTTCGCCAAGGAATCCATTGACCTGGTGACCGAGATAAGATCCGTGGGATCGAACGCGACGATAAGCTATCCCTCTGTCCAGCAGGTATTGACCACGGGTAGCACCGCCGTAATGTTCGACATATCTGAGATGGTTCAGGAAGATTTCAGCCAAATGCAGATCGCCGTCATCGTCGGCATATACCTGGTCCTCCTTGTGGTCTTGGGATCCGTCCTGATCCCGTTTAGGCTGATCATCACCATTCTTCTGAGCATCTCTTGGACCATAGCAATCACCATGCTGGTCTTCATCCATATCGTAGGCACCCCCATCCTATGGATGATGCCTATGATGCTGTTCGTGATATGCATGGGCTTGGGAATGGACTATGACATCCTTCTCACCACGCGAATCAGGGAGGAGGTCTCCAAGGGAAAGAACGACAAGGAGGCCATAGTGGAAGCTGTGGAAAGGACCGGAAAGGTCATCACCATCTGCGGGATCATAATGGCCGGCGCATTCGCCACCATGATGCTTTCCTCGACAGCCCTGCTGCAGCAATTCGGCTTCGCCCTTGCCTTTGCCATCCTCCTGGACGCCACCATCGTGCGCATCTACCTCGTCCCAGCAATAATGGTCCTCCTTGAAGGATACAACTGGTGGGCTCCAGGAAGACTCCAGAGGGTGAGAACAGAAGAGAAGATCAAGCACAAGGAGTGGAAAAAAGCCCGGAAGGAGAACAAATGA